The DNA window ACCGGCGAGTTGGGCTTGCGCACGCGCACGCGCACCTGCGGCAGGTGGAATTCCTGCAATAACGTGTCGGCGATGGCGTGCGTGAGTGTCTCGACCAGTTTGAAGGTGTTTTTCGTCACCACGCGTTCGACGGTTTGATAAACTTTATAAAGATCGACCGTATCGCGAATGTTGTCGCTGCCCGCCGCTTGTGCCACATCGATATGCAACTCGACA is part of the Cytophagia bacterium CHB2 genome and encodes:
- the folB gene encoding dihydroneopterin aldolase, which produces MPSDTLRLNKMIFHAYHGYWEEERQVGQRFEVDVELHIDVAQAAGSDNIRDTVDLYKVYQTVERVVTKNTFKLVETLTHAIADTLLQEFHLPQVRVRVRKPNSPV